One Aegilops tauschii subsp. strangulata cultivar AL8/78 chromosome 2, Aet v6.0, whole genome shotgun sequence genomic window, CGGAGCCGCGTCGAACTCGGGTGAAGAAGTGATTTGTCATTTTTTTTCTTTGGTGGCTACTGTGGTGGTGCCAGAGGCATGTGATCGACTATTGGTGTCAAGCTCAGAGTATTCTTCGATCTTGATGATTGTATCTGCAAAGAATAGCGTTCtactgtttttttagttttatcAGGTCGGTGTGTACGCGACTTGTACTATGGGTATGTTTGGATTGTGTCCAAAGCGTACCCtacaaaattttggtcatgaaccaaagattggtctttgttttgatgcttgccaatattttggcatgccaataaactctagccaactctagttcatttttcttacCAATGTTGGCAAAATCATGGacaaccaaaacctcaaccaatattttggctagcaatGCTTTGATGAGGCAAATTTGGGCAtaaaccaaacacaccctatgaTCCTTATGACATAAATGAGAGACGTATTACCATGTAAAAAATTAACACAAGAGCTAGGCGTCTATACATCTATACATGATGTCACCTGTGAGTCGTGGCTGGATTTCGTACGTAGCTACTctctctgtaaagaaatataagagtgtccAGATCCCtaatctaaatgctcttatatttttttacggagggagtactagcaAGCAACATTAGTAATATAGCTGCATCTTGTTCCTGCCTAGCTTTGGAGGCATCTGCACGCGTGCACGCAGCATTATCTTTAGTATCATGCATGGTACTAGCATTCCTCTCAATTAGCCCTCTGAACTCCTTTGCGTGTTGTTTCTTCCTAGTATATATCTGAAGGTTCTTCTATCGGCTACATCCATTGGCATGTCACCAAAAAGCTGTTTGCAATGGTCCATGCCATGCGTGCACCAACTCAGCCTCCTCTTTTGGTACCGTCAATCACACTTTATGCTCCAACATAATTTAGGCATGAAATGTAATGTGGCTAGCAAGCTAACAAAGTCGATCGTGTAATGTAATCCGGTGATAAATCTGCCTTTCTCAAATGGGGAGGATAGGAGAGACAGTTCCAGGATCACGGATAATCTGAGTCGCCGATGTGACAAACCAGGCATAATTTGCGTTTTGGACTAGAATGGACACCGGGCAGTTGCATTGGATGATTGGATCATGACAAAACAACACTCACGGGCAAAGTTAAATACGCAGTAGTACATGTGCCATGCTGCCCTCTCGTTTGTTTCTTGCAGTACAGGTTTCTCTAGGCCTGTTTTCTTTTTCAGTTTTGAACAGCTTTGCATGCATGGCATGTCTGGACAGATTAGTAACATTATGAGCTGGAGAAGTGAAGGAAGAGCCGAAGATGATCCTGTGGCAGATGTGAAGCTGCAGTGGCAAAGTCATCGATCGACCGATGCCCGCCCATGCAGATCCTGAAATTATGTGTGAAGCATCACTCTGAATGTCACTGTTTTGTTGGATTCACAACAGAGCAAGGGGTGACATTTTGTTTGCTTGCTCTGGTGCCTTTAGAAGGCAGGGCGTCCTCTTTCCCCTCAATCAATTACAACTCTGATGAACCTCAGATGCAGAGGCCAACACTGTAAAGAGTTCAGAGAACCGGGGAGGGTGACCGTTGGTGTCGCATGCCGTGGCCGGGTCCATCATGCCATGCACGGAGGTTTGTCCCGGAATGGTTTCCGGAATTCCAAGAAGGTATAAAACATGGTTCGGAAAAGTTTCTATCCTACATAAAAAgtatcccctctctctctccccctcttcaCATAGCTATGCTCTAATCCTGGTCTAATAGGTCTAAAGTTTAGACTTTTAATTAGACATGCTCTAATCCCATTCTAGTTGTTCAAATAAGATTAGACTCCTAATTAGATAGGAACGCCGCTAGGCTTTCTCTCTCTAGTTTTCTCGAAGCACTTCTTCCTGGACGTTGGAGTGTTGTCGGATTACTACTTCAGAACATGTGGATACCTCGGGGGGTCGTCTACTTCAATTCTTGATCGGTGAACCGTCTAGGAGAAATTCTCGCGGCTAGGAGGTATAAGCTACCGGCGGGAATCGTCGCGCTTCACCAGCAGACTACATATCTTCTGATACTCTACTCGTCAGTGATCCATCTTCATAGTATTCCTGGGTGCGATCATGTAGCATAAAATTTCTGTTGCATATATAGCACGTTCCCCTACAACTTCGGTACATCCGAAATTGTTGGCGAAAATACTTGTGCGGATAGGTTGCATTGGGTGAAAAGTAATCCTTCATACGATTCTCATGGCCTTGTGCTCTGTCTCAATTGAGGTACAAGCAACCGGACTATGATCCTAGTCTCGGTTGCCGAAAGCCCTCGTTAACGATCACAACAATGGCAATTTTGAAATTgtcatcgtcttcttcctcttcccaGGAAGGGTTGCGGAAGAACATCTCCCTCAAGCTCTTCATCTACACTACGCAATATTCCAAGTTGGATTTGGTTAAAAAGTAGTAAAACGCAATGAAAAAAGCGAAAAACAATGCACCTACTCATTTCGGAGAACACTTTGCGGGCGGAGGAGGTGAGAGCATCGGCCGACGACGTTGATGCGATGTCGAGGCTATGGGTTGTCGACGGGGTTGCGTGACGGCCTGCTAACTTCGTAGGAGGAAGATTGTCCTCAATTTGTGCTCCGACACTGCCTAGCTCCTCGGCAGGTGCTCTACGACATCATGGTTGTGCGTCAACTCTATTTTGGAACAAACCAATCTCGGAGATGAGTTTTTTCGTCCAAGGGATGGCAGCGGCGACAATATGGGTCGATTCCGGTGACGATGACGGCGGGCAAGCGAATTGAAGTGGGACAAGAGGTCGACGGAGGCACGGGATGGAGGGGGTGTGGCGGAGGCTATGGGTGGACGCCGGAGGAAACTACGGTGTCGATGCGGGTGGGCAGGGGAATGAGGCCGAAATTATCCTGAGAAGTGGTTGCAGCCTCTCAAATTTAAAGTCTAGCCGACGCACCGCTTATAATTTTGATGAATTAAACTAAATGAGGATTCGGCTAGGTCCAATTTAACTCCTCAAAATGAAAAATTTAAAGGAGTTAAAGCTTTTCAAGGGAttggctagagatgctctaaaaATGTTAAAGGGGAGGGGATCGGGCTAGTGGTGCTGTCACTTGTCAATGAATTCCATAGCCAGCGAGCTAGCAGCATTACTCTAGCTGCATGTTCTTGTTTTTGCCGGTTGAGCTTGGAGGCATCTGCATGCACGCAGCATTAGAGATCTTAACATGCACAGTGTTTAGTATTTGATTTGTCCCTTGGTTGGTTAGCTATTGTCTGCTTATTGCCTAATTAACCTGGGATTAGTGATCTTGGATGCCCTCGTGCCACTTCATGGTACGGGGAGCAGGCGAACAGCTGAGTTAGCACTGAACAAGATAGACCGATGCTGTTGTTTCTTCCTCACTCATATCGGAAGGTTCTTGGATCAGCTACATCCATTGGCATGTCACCAAAAAGGTGCTCGCAATGGTCCATTCCATGCGTTCTCCAACTCACCCTCCCCTTTTGGCACCACCAATCACACACTGGGCTCCAACATAGAGTAGTTTAGTCATGAAAATGCGGCCAGCTAGCTAACAAATTCGACCGTGTAATGTAATGTAATCCGGTGATAGATCTGCATTTGTTAAATGGGGAGGATAGGAGAGGAGACAGTTCCAAGATCACGGATAATCTGAGTCGCCGATGTGACAAGCCAGGCATAATTTGGGTTTTGGACTAGCATGGAGACCCAGCAGTTGCATTGGATGATTGGATCATGACAAAACAGCACTCACGGGCGTACTTAAATACGGAGGACTGTGTACGCATGTACATGTGTCATGCTGTCCTCCTTGATCTTTAGGCTCATTATTTTTCAGTACGTACATGATTCCCTAGGCCTGTTCTCTTTTTCAGTTTTGAAAACAGTGTTATATGCATGGCATGTCTGCCCAGATTAGTAGAAAAGTTATGAACTGGCGCAAGAGATGAGAGAGGGTGAAGGAAGAGCCAAAGATGATCCTGTGGCATGCATCTCAGATGTGAAGCTGCAGTGGCAAAGTCATCGATCTGAAATTATGTGTGAAGCATCTCTCTGCACAGTGCTAAAGTTCAGCCCACACACGCAGTGCCACTGTTCTATTGGATTCACTCATCATTCACAACAGAGCAAGCTCTGGGCTGGGGTGACATTTTGTTGGCTTGCTCTAGTGCGGTCAGAAGGCGGGGCGTCCTCTTTCCCCTCAATCAATTACCACTTCAATCACCACCACTCTGATCGATCTCTGATGAGCCCGGCCAACACCGGCACTATAAAGAGTTCAGAGAACACGGAGCCTACCAAGGCCAAAACACCCATTTGTTTTCTTCCTGGGAATCATGAGCCGCTCCGTAGATTTCCCTTCCACTGGGACACATGCACATGTCGCGCCACCACTCAGCGCTCTGAACTAACcagttttctttaagccggacgAGTGCCACTGTGTGCCTGTGACTCGCAGCTGAACTGAGCAAGCAAATCTTCTCGGCTCTCGTCTCCCTAGATATATTGTCCCGCTCCACTTCGCTTCGCTTCTCCGGGTGCGACGTCCATTGCTTCCATTGGTGGTTTGTTGTCTCCCACGTCGAGCACCATGGACGAGGCATGTGACCTCAAGGTGCGCGTCAATGGCCGCCACACGCTCCTTCTCCACCAGGTACGTATCTGTCGGCGTCGCATCGATCAAGAAAGCATGCAGTTTCTCGATTGTGGGAAATTCTGACTGTTGCAGTTTGTTTGACTGATTGGTTGGTTATAACAGAGCGTCGTGTGCGCCTTCTCTGGGCGGCTGAGGGCGATGGCGGCGCGGGAGAAGAAGGGGAAGATGACGAGGGCGAGGCAGAGCAGAGGAGCGGCGGAGGCGTTGGTGTCCGTTGAGCTCGACGGCTTCCCGGGAGGCGGCGAGGGGTTCGAGCTCGTGGCGCGGTTCTGCTACGGCGATGGCCGCCTCCCGCCGCTCCGCCCCGCCGACGTCCCGCTCCTGCACTGTGCTGCCGCGTTCTTGGAGATGACCGAGGAGGTGCGCGCCGGCAACCTCCTCGCCCAGGCCGAGGCCTTCGTGGACGACGGGCTCTGCTACTGGACGTGGCCCGACGTGCTCGCCGCCGTCAAGTCCTGCGAGTCCTTTGCCGCCGACACCTCGGGGGCAGGGCTCCAAGAGAAGCTGCTCTCCGCTCTGTTCTCCAGGATCGACGCGGGCGCGGAGACGCCCAAGTCCAACTGCTCCACGTCGTCGACGTGCTCGTCCTCGTCGCAGGACACGGCCGGCGGCCGGCCGTCTTCGGCCGCCAAGACGCCGGAGTCGGTGAAGCCATCGTGCCAGAGCGGCGGCAGGGAGTGGTGGTTCGACGACGTGGCGTCGCTGTCCCCGCCGACAGTCGACAAGGCCATGAAAGTGCTCGGCTGCTACGGCGCCGACAACAAGAACCTGACGCTGACGCGGTTCCTGCTGCACTacctccgccgcgccgccacgCTCCGCAAGGCCGAcgactcgggcggcggcgtccTCGCCGGCCTGGCCGACACGGCCGTGCACGGCGTGGcgctggccggcggcggcgcggcgttctcgtGCCGGGGCCTCTTCTCGGCGCTGCGGACCGTGTCGGCGGCGGGGCTGAGCAGGGAGTGCCGGCGCAGGCTGGAGACGCTGGTGGGGCGGATGCTGGACCAGGCCACGCTCGACGACCTCCTCGtgtccggcgacggcggcggcgtgtACGACGTGAGCCTGGTCATGCGGCTCGTCAGGGTGTTCGCGAGCTCCGTGGAGGAGGACGGCTCGCCGTCGTCGTCGCAGAGGATGAGGAAGGCGGGGAGGCTGGTGGACAAGTACCTGGCGGAGATCTCGCCGGACCAGGGGCTGCGGGTGTCCCGGTTCCTCGCCGTCGCCGAGAGCCTGCCGGACTCCGCCAGGGACTGCTATGACGGCGTGTACAGGGCACTAGACATCTACCTCGAGGTAAGAATCGTTTCttcgaattttcaaaattttcgtCTGTATTCGGAGAAAATTCAATTGAGATTTAAAATTAGGCAATTCATATGTTTGAAACCGATTTCTCAAGCAAAAAAATATTTCGGACCATACTTGTTCACGATGATTACCCGGAGGTTAAAAAGTTGGATGAAGTGCTGTAGCTAGTGATAAGCCAATCATAAATATTGCAGTAAATTATTCTCTGCCAAGGTACTCCCATGGTGGTGACTGGTGAGAGACGCCAAAGGTCACCTAGATTTCACCTGGCACTGTGCACATTTTTCTCAATTTATTACGAGGCCACGATGATTTATTTTTATTGTTGCCAGAAAGAGGTCATGATGACAATGTTCACCTAGAACCAAAATACATTATGTTTTAGCTACCGAATACCATTGCAATCTCCAAAATACTCTAGTCTCTAAAACGTcttgtatttatttacagaggtaGTAGAATTGTAAAATGGATAATGATAAACCTGAGATTCTTTTGTGTCTGTCTAGGTCTAAGCTTGTTCAGATTTTTCTTGTACTAGCTTTTTCCGATGGAAATGGTGCTAGCTATTCGATCTAATTCTGACCCCTCCTAGCAAAAACCGATATTTTTGCATATTGTGTAGAGGCTGTGCCAATTAATTctgaacagagggagtaccatttaaATTAGACCAATCATAATTATCTATGTTACgccatttttattttttatttttttgcaatgATGTCTTTTGCAAAGCAAAGCAGCCGAATAGAGTTTGGTGCCAGCAATATGATCACCTCGCCATGGGATGATAGTGATGGACAGGTGGAGTGTGTAGCACTTTTGTGTCATGGAGTATGGAAGCAATTTCTTTGCGCTCCGATGGCTTTAGCCCTTTTTGGTCCATCAGATCAGATCTCGAAACCTTGTCAGTAGCTCAACACTAACTACCCATGTCCGCTTTATTATCCATCGATCATGCCTTATCCTCTCGTGCATTCAGACACCCAGTCAATCCATTCGACATGCCGAAAATTTTATCTCTGTCTCAAGACTCCGAACTAGCACTTGCAACAACTCTGAACTTTGGCTCTGCTTTCACCAAGTTACAACACATGTTTGCCAGCATTTTTCCTCTGCTTGAAGTCAAGTTCTTTTACAGAGCTCCAATCATTTCAGAGCTGAGATTTCGCCTTTGTGTTGTTAGTGGTGATAGGTAGTACTGTTAGCCTTTGTTTGCTCGAGTATACATACCTTCTGCCAGATTGCTTTTGGTGTGCTTCCTATGTTTTCTTCCTTTAACGAACCACCTTCCTCCGCTTTTTGTCTCTTCTTTCTGCTTTAGTTTCCCTCTCGCCCACGGCATTCCGTGCACTAGCTAGCCACCGGTACGGAGCCTACAAAGTCCTGTTCGTCAAACTCTTAGTTACTGAATTTGACGTAGCCTATGTAATGTActgactgtaaattctgaaataAGATAGGAGGACCTAGAAACATTTTATGACTGCAAATTTCCAATTTTCAAATGACATACTAAGATGGAAAAAAAACAACTGGAAGACGCATCTAAAACAACTGCATCATTGTATATCTTGCGACGGAGAGAGACTATAATGTTTGTATCTTTGTGAATGTATGCAGTCTCACGCGGAGCTGACCGTCGAGGAGCGCGCGACGTTGTGCCGGTGCCTCAACTACGAGAAGCTGACCCTCGAGGCGTGCAAGGAGCTGGCGAGGAACCGGCGGATCCCACCGAGGATTGCCGTGCAAGCATTGTCCTTGCAGCGGCCACCCAATTCGCTccagagccccttgtcgtcgcCTACACCGAAGCGGGTCATGTCGGATGACGAGAAGGAGAAGGAGACACTAAGGTTGAACCTAGGACGGATGCAGGGCCGGGTGGCGGAGCTGGAGATGGTGTGCAAAGAAATGAGAGGGAAGACGAGGTTGTCGCCCCGGGTTGTTGCGGCCAAGGGCAACAAGGTCTTGGGTGGTAGGGGCTTGCCTTGGATGTGCTAGCAACTTCGCTAACGGAAAAAAACGGGGGTATGATGCTGTCATGGAGCTTCACTCTTTTCTTCCTCTCGATCCTTTGTAAAGTTTTTTTTTTGCTGTGGTTATATTTTTGGCTTGTGACGTGTTGATTGCTTATTGCGAGTGAGGCGGGGTACACATAAATTTGCCCTACAATAATGTAATGAAATTTGAAAATTAACAAGATCATCAAGGAAAATCAAACCTTATTTTCTCTAAAAAATAAACGTTAATTACAGTATATGTTGTGAAGTTTACTTTTGAATTATGACAATATAACAGTAGACTAGGCCAAGATCATGGGGTTAaactggatgtaatttttattatttctagttcgttgtactaccatgattgaagatgagTAGATTGAAAGTTTTTTCCGCAAAAAAAAAAGTAGACTAGGCCAAGATCATGGGATTAAAAGGCCCACTATACGGTGCCACCACATTGCAGCGACTCTATTTTAATTTATATTCCAAAAGCTATTGAATTAGAAAGTACTACCTTGTAAACAAATGTCAGTCAGCAAGTGACCTAGAACGTCTTACATTTGTTTACCGAGGGAGCAGTTGTTTTCGGAAACGTCTTAATGAAAAAAGAAAAGAACAGAAAATCTATTCAGAAACAAGCAGAGTACTGTGTTGCTAATTGAAATCAAATTCTCAATAGAACAAAAAAAGAGGCCCAGTCGTGATGATTGGGGAGATGATTACTGGGAGGTTTAAGGACAGTAGGCAGAGTGTAGGCCAGGCAGGGCACCGAGACTCACTCTGGGACAGACAGGGAATATTCTCTCGGACTATGATAGCCGTATGATGGTGCCAAGAAGACTGATTAAACCAGGACTTTTGCAAAGCAACTGAATAGAGTTTTATAGTACGTACTATGATGAGTTGCTAATGATGGTTAGAGGGATTGTCTAGTATAGCATTGTACTTTTGTGTCATGGAGCATGGAGCGATTTGTTTGCTATGCCTTTGGTCCCTTTGGCACTCTGCATTGTGTGCTAGCTAGCTTTTGGTCCATCGGTTCTCAGATCTGAAAGAAAACCTTGTCACTAGGCCACACCACACTCGCCTGCTTTATCCCTGTCTTATCCTTTCATCCTGTCAGGATTAACATGGGGGAGTCTCTTTCGGCAGTAGTCACCGACTCAATCCATACAACATGCTGAATTTTTCTATGCGCCTGAATCGATGCACGTACTTGGTTATCTCAGAGAACTAATACTTGCAACAAGGCTGAACTGGGATCTGAATTGATTTTAGTGTTCTCTTCTCTTCTGTCTGAAGGTTGCTTCGCTGTGCTTCCACCAAGTTACGGCAGTGTTTTCCTCTCTCACGTCTGTGCACAACCAAACTTTGTTGGCAATTTCCTGCATGCAGATGTTATTATTTTCAAGCAGGGACGTAAACTTTGACATCTGGCCCCGTTTGCACGTACTGCACTGTTTGCTGCATCTTGTCATTGGTCTATCAAATCTGTTTCACTTTTGTATTGGCTCATCATTTTCACAGTGGGATCTCACTTTTGTAGCCTTTGCTTGAGTTTACCTTCTGCCGGATTGCCTGGTGCTTTCCATGTTTTTTCCACATTATTCACCTTCGTCCACTTTCTTGTCTGTTCTTTCAGCTTTGATTTTCCTGGCATCCACGGTATTCCTTTTGAGCGTGTTAACCGACAAGACAGGGCACTAAACAATTTCTCACAATATGATTGCGTTATCATCATCAACAAAACTTTTAAAAAGGTTTATTTATGAAACCTCGTAAATTCTGTAATCATTCATTACTGGATCTGATATAACATTCATATAACTTTGCTCTACCAACAAAAAGTGACGGACAGAGTACATTGTATCCTAGGAGCAGGGCCGGTGTACAGGGAGGCGCGCCCGGGCCCCCAAAATCCAGGGGGGCCCTCTCAAATATGCAAGTAGCCCTGGGATTCTCCGAAATCACTAGTTAATGGTACATGTAAGTTTCTTCTTTTTTCATAGATTCATTTTTTAAAACGTTTAATCTCTTAAACCGTGCTTCTAAATCCTGGCCCATTTTTATCATTGGATTTCTTTTGTTGGAGCAAATGCCGTCACAACGGCGAAGCCCGAGGGCACAAATCCACCACGaggatgccgccgccgccacgccatccTTACTTGAATAGACTGGTTTTCCAATCTATCCCAACCTTTGGACCGATCGCCTCGTTGAGGAA contains:
- the LOC109783542 gene encoding BTB/POZ domain-containing protein At1g50280, yielding MDEACDLKVRVNGRHTLLLHQSVVCAFSGRLRAMAAREKKGKMTRARQSRGAAEALVSVELDGFPGGGEGFELVARFCYGDGRLPPLRPADVPLLHCAAAFLEMTEEVRAGNLLAQAEAFVDDGLCYWTWPDVLAAVKSCESFAADTSGAGLQEKLLSALFSRIDAGAETPKSNCSTSSTCSSSSQDTAGGRPSSAAKTPESVKPSCQSGGREWWFDDVASLSPPTVDKAMKVLGCYGADNKNLTLTRFLLHYLRRAATLRKADDSGGGVLAGLADTAVHGVALAGGGAAFSCRGLFSALRTVSAAGLSRECRRRLETLVGRMLDQATLDDLLVSGDGGGVYDVSLVMRLVRVFASSVEEDGSPSSSQRMRKAGRLVDKYLAEISPDQGLRVSRFLAVAESLPDSARDCYDGVYRALDIYLESHAELTVEERATLCRCLNYEKLTLEACKELARNRRIPPRIAVQALSLQRPPNSLQSPLSSPTPKRVMSDDEKEKETLRLNLGRMQGRVAELEMVCKEMRGKTRLSPRVVAAKGNKVLGGRGLPWMC